The Vitis vinifera cultivar Pinot Noir 40024 chromosome 1, ASM3070453v1 DNA segment aaattctagAATCCTCCCCTAAACTTTCACTAAGGTTACCTAGAAAATTCTCTTCAAAGTTAGAATTTCATCAACTCATTAGACTATCCACTCAAGTCGTTGCGATTCTTTTGTCgttgttaatattttatattataatattcttttgtCGCTGCAATTCTTGCACATTTGGATTTTTCCCctatatactttttatttacTATGATGAATGATGGTTAGCTGtggttattttgattttagaaataatttaagaaaaattttaaaaataataatataaaatttaaatttttatttgataagcTAACCACGACAATTCCTGGAAACACTGTTAAGAAATGTGCTACAATGTGATTATTTAAATGAAGGatgaatcaaagaaaaatgatttattttctgGTCATTTAATTGAAGtcattaaaagatatttttattaatcatgtGTTTATTTGCCATGGACCAACACTTTTATTGTCTGACCAGCTTTTATAGAGGTTTGCTATCCAGGCACTCTTCTTTTGATTATTCTTTTGTTAATGGAAAGGAAAGTTTAATTGACCTGGAGTCGAGCTTTGTCTTTTTGAATCTGCGCGTGGACTGGACACCACTTTGCATGTGAGAACACACCAAAAGTTTGCAGaaaaagagataaaaagaaGTGTGATCGCATTCTATGCGGACCTCAGCACCCATCATCGCGACTGCTAGGAACATACAGGctgtgaaaaggtagaattctcAGTCTATATATTGACACAAAGAAGTGAACCAATTAGGCGATTAACGTAACTTAAATACAAAGGGCCCGCTCTTGCTCTCTCCACCAACAAGAATATGGAAAAGTTGTATTCTGTGTTTCTTTACGTCCTCTTGATCTCACTCCTGTTCTTCCCATTAACATCTGCAGGAAGGGTACTACTTGATAAACCTCAAAAGGGTATTTTTTACTTAAACCCCacaatatacatacatacatatatatatatatatatatatatatatatatatatatatatatatatatagatcatTATATGTGATTAAGAATCCCTCATGTACATATATATTACTCAGCTGTGGACCTACTGGTTTTGAAAGGCTTGAAGCAATTTTGATATGATTATGAATTATGATTCAGTTGTGTTGATTCGAATGTTACAGCAGATGATGAGAGTGGAAAGCATAGCAATGGTGGGAACAAAATTGGAGTAGAGGGCAGTCATTCGAGCCCAGCGCACTCTGCCACAGGCCATTCGTCTCCCTTCCACGCAACCCCCTCCAGTGCCAATAAGCCTCTGACTGGTAATTCATTATCCCTTACCAATTTACAATTATATACCACTTCTTTGTTCCATATATATCCTAACCATGGATCACTTTCTATAGACATTGGGGTTTGGGAGCTCTAATTTCTAGATTATCTTTATATTAGTTGATGTTGCCAACTCAGTTAACTCTATAATCATGTATCcaaagttgaaaataattttgtacatTTATCGTCGATTTTTGTTGGAATTTTGATTTCCTTGATTATCAGTGTTGAGATCTCCCAGTAAAAT contains these protein-coding regions:
- the LOC104878923 gene encoding uncharacterized protein LOC104878923 isoform X2 codes for the protein MEKLYSVFLYVLLISLLFFPLTSAGRVLLDKPQKDDESGKHSNGGNKIGVEGSHSSPAHSATGHSSPFHATPSSANKPLTATSGIPNRVACGQGDPNSVCGQQTRLNRSCSQFKRIC
- the LOC104878923 gene encoding uncharacterized protein LOC104878923 isoform X1 produces the protein MEKLYSVFLYVLLISLLFFPLTSAGRVLLDKPQKADDESGKHSNGGNKIGVEGSHSSPAHSATGHSSPFHATPSSANKPLTATSGIPNRVACGQGDPNSVCGQQTRLNRSCSQFKRIC